The following proteins are encoded in a genomic region of Arachis ipaensis cultivar K30076 chromosome B02, Araip1.1, whole genome shotgun sequence:
- the LOC107628432 gene encoding pre-mRNA-splicing factor ATP-dependent RNA helicase DEAH7-like isoform X1, translated as MLVLRAGLDALAIAKREGSQNDGVFRVPKPRTISIAAYAEGEDKSESTVIKDESGLDGTASKDRQANTRYQKSTNESSQAENSVTEDHDGDSYGTRSKEHRGSNGSGKKNFAHNG; from the exons GACTAGATGCCCTTGCAATTGCAAAACGTGAAGGTTCTCAAAATGATGGAGTGTTCAGGGTCCCGAAACCAAGGACAATTTCTATTGCAGCATATGCAGAGGGTGAAGATAAGTCTGAGTCTACTGTTATTAAGGATGAAAGCGGGCTTGATGGAACTGCTAGTAAAGACAGACAAGCTAATACGAGATACCAAAAATCAACCAATGAATCATCACAAGCag AAAATTCTGTTACTGAAGATCATGATGGTGATTCATATGGGACTCGTTCAAAGGAGCATCGGGGTTCAAAT GGCAGTGGTAAAAAAAATTTTGCTCACAATGGATGA
- the LOC107628432 gene encoding pre-mRNA-splicing factor ATP-dependent RNA helicase DEAH7-like isoform X2 yields MLVLRAGLDALAIAKREGSQNDGVFRVPKPRTISIAAYAEGEDKSESTVIKDESGLDGTASKDRQANTRYQKSTNESSQAENSVTEDHDGDSYGTRSKEHRGSNNYAGQW; encoded by the exons GACTAGATGCCCTTGCAATTGCAAAACGTGAAGGTTCTCAAAATGATGGAGTGTTCAGGGTCCCGAAACCAAGGACAATTTCTATTGCAGCATATGCAGAGGGTGAAGATAAGTCTGAGTCTACTGTTATTAAGGATGAAAGCGGGCTTGATGGAACTGCTAGTAAAGACAGACAAGCTAATACGAGATACCAAAAATCAACCAATGAATCATCACAAGCag AAAATTCTGTTACTGAAGATCATGATGGTGATTCATATGGGACTCGTTCAAAGGAGCATCGGGGTTCAAAT AATTATGCAGGGCAGTGGTAA